In Colletotrichum higginsianum IMI 349063 chromosome 1, whole genome shotgun sequence, one genomic interval encodes:
- a CDS encoding Diacylglycerol acyltransferase, whose amino-acid sequence MPRKKSSARSKSPSKRQPVNKFSNPQLASQSVESGNSKINVVAEAPELGPPKPAADDSQRPPAERQESGNEHSATGLDDTTNNQTRQHRRSPSAARSSGSRAGESEGNDHAADAEKGFGSEGTADETLVDGFDVDRSDSTSVKAMSDDSYPRITLAAHGRRNSHRFGLKAGGVRFAPLQVPFQRRLQTGAVLFHGLSILTFVSVFFFLAAIPFTWPLLVPYLIHLSLSSVASNGNLTYRSEWLRSLPIWKFFAEYYPAELHKTHDLPPTRKYIFGYHPHGIISHGAFAAFATNALGFAEKFPGITNSLLTLDNNFRIPFYRDYILFMGVRSVSKESIWNTMSKGGTNGEGMGRAVTIVVGGARESLEAQPGTLRLILKGRKGFIKMALRTGADLVPVLGFGENDLYDQLSPRTHPWVHNFQMFVLRVFKFTLPALHGRGILNYDVGMMPYRRPLNIVVGKPIKMTTSPTAQPSQEEIDRYHGLYVAELQTIWDTYKDQFAPERKAELQFIA is encoded by the exons ATGCCTCGCAAGAAGAGCTCAGCCCGGTCCAAGTCGCCATCCAAGAGGCAGCCCGTCAACAAGTTCAGCAATCCTCAGCTCGCTTCGCAGTCAGTTGAGTCCGGGAACAGCAAGATTAATGTCGTAGCAGAAGCTCCGGAGCTTGGGCCACCAAAGCCCGCGGCCGACGACAGCCAGCGGCCTCCCGCTGAGAGGCAGGAGTCCGGCAATGAGCACAGTGCTACT GGCCTAGACGACACCACGAACAACCAGACTAGACAACATCGACGGTCACCTTCTGCTGCGAGGAGCAGTGGCAGCAGAGCGGGGGAGTCCGAGGGCAACGACCATGCCGCGGATGCTGAGAAGGGCTTTGGAAGCGAAGGAACTGCCGACGAGACTCTTGTCGACGGATTCGATGTCGACAGGTCCGATTCCACAAGTGTAAAGGCCATGAGCGACGACAGCTACCCGCGTATCACTCTGGCAGCCCATGGCCGCAGGAACAGCCATCGCTTTGGATTaaaggccggcggcgtccgctTTGCTCCTCTCCAGGTTCCCTTCCAACGTCGCCTCCAGACGGGCGCTGTGTTGTTCCACGGACTGTCCATCCTCACATTCGTCTCGGtattcttcttcctcgcggCGATTCCTTTTACCTGGCCCTTGCTGGTTCCTTATCTTATCCACCTCTCGCTGTCCAGTGTCGCCTCAAATGGCAACCTGACTTACCGTTCAGAGTGGCTCCGTTCGCTTCCCATCTGGAAGTTTTTCGCAGAGTACTATCCCGCCGAGCTTCACAAGACGCATGATCTGCCGCCCACTCGGAAGTACATCTTTGGTTACCACCCTCATGGAATCATCTCGCACGGCGCTTTTGCTGCGTTTGCTACGAACGCGCTCGGCTTTGCAGAGAAATTTCCCGGTATCACCAACTCCTTGTTGACTCTTGACAACAACTTCCGAATCCCCTTTTACCGCGACTACATCTTGTTCATGGGTGTCCGATCGGTGTCTAAGGAATCGATCTGGAACACGATGAGCAAGGGCGGCACGAACGGAGAGGGAATGGGTCGGGCCGTGaccatcgtcgtcggtggTGCCAGAGAGTCGCTGGAGGCTCAGCCCGGTACCCTCAGGCTGATTCTCAAGGGTCGCAAAGGCTTCATCAAGATGGCTCTGCGGACCGGGGCCGACCTCGTGCCTGTCCTGGGCTTCGGCGAGAATGACCTCTACGACCAGCTTAGCCCGAGGACTCACCCCTGGGTGCACAACTTTCAGATGTTTGTGCTCCGCGTTTTCAAGTTTACTCTCCCAGCTCTGCACGGACGGGGCATTCTCAACTACGACGTGGGCATGATGCCTTACCGCAGACCCTTGAACATCGTTGTGGGCAAGCCTATCAAGATGACGACATCCCCTACCGCTCAACCCTCGCAGGAAGAGATCGACCGGTACCACGGCCTGTACGTAGCTGAGTTGCAGACGATTTGGGACACCTACAAAGATCAGTTCGCGCCCGAGCGAAAGGCCGAGCTTCAGTTCATTGCCTAA